In Candidatus Cloacimonadaceae bacterium, a genomic segment contains:
- a CDS encoding FlgD immunoglobulin-like domain containing protein, translated as MTWNCPSQTAQLNTLSANFRAFTGLLKVVSTGTGAWVWSNVTNSTKNIYAYEQTGGTVDMNSGTASITADLHNSFVMSGGTLTETGTATGCAWVFQGAGIVFNKTGGTISNQISYTVKNAASLEILNQPLTGTGSFTLSYGGSLYIHDPNGITQSANAGAVRVTGTRTYNSGASYFYVGSVPQTTGDGMPATVYDLTVDNPAGVLLSNPANVTNIFSLLSGFYTGTISPDGYYSPNVQCIRIEPSGEQITGLAASVSYPTLFPQRINKSWNLSGTYNGYKSITFYWSDVEDVNTDWVGQGWVPAAYQGIQEHMGFYDVSVSPRWLTVYVEDSISKAIWTIGREDNETLPVVLSSFTATLNPQNNVILRWVTQSETSLSGFFIMRSASSALSEASAVSTMIGATNSPAGASYSFEDRETEPGLWYYWLQSIELNGTNEYYGPISQTIHTPDNNEIPEIPVLTGIQRIFPNPFNPLTTVLYSLGKPSTAQFSIFNARGQLIRKIDTEFRGVGNYSVSWDGKDMSGKTCPTGIYLIRMQAGTAISTAKAVLQK; from the coding sequence ATGACCTGGAATTGTCCGAGTCAAACCGCGCAATTGAACACGCTCAGCGCCAATTTCCGCGCCTTCACCGGTTTGCTGAAAGTAGTCAGCACCGGCACCGGCGCCTGGGTCTGGAGCAATGTTACCAATAGCACCAAAAACATCTATGCCTATGAGCAAACCGGCGGAACAGTAGACATGAATAGCGGCACTGCCTCGATCACTGCCGATCTTCACAATTCATTCGTCATGAGCGGTGGAACCTTGACGGAGACCGGCACGGCAACCGGCTGCGCCTGGGTCTTCCAAGGTGCCGGTATCGTCTTCAATAAAACCGGCGGCACTATCTCGAACCAGATATCCTATACAGTAAAAAATGCCGCCAGCTTGGAGATATTAAATCAACCCCTCACCGGTACCGGGTCATTCACCCTCAGCTATGGCGGCAGCCTCTATATCCACGATCCCAATGGCATCACCCAAAGCGCCAATGCCGGTGCGGTCCGCGTGACAGGAACCCGCACCTACAATAGTGGTGCCAGTTATTTCTACGTGGGATCTGTTCCGCAAACAACCGGGGACGGCATGCCGGCGACGGTGTATGATTTGACTGTCGACAACCCTGCGGGCGTCTTGCTTAGCAATCCTGCGAACGTGACCAATATATTCTCCTTGTTGAGCGGTTTTTACACCGGGACGATCTCTCCGGACGGATATTACTCACCGAATGTCCAGTGTATCCGGATCGAGCCCTCCGGGGAACAAATCACCGGCTTGGCAGCTTCGGTTTCATATCCCACCTTGTTTCCACAAAGGATCAATAAAAGCTGGAATCTCAGCGGAACCTACAACGGCTACAAATCGATCACCTTCTATTGGTCTGACGTTGAGGATGTGAACACAGATTGGGTAGGGCAAGGATGGGTGCCGGCGGCGTATCAGGGCATCCAGGAACACATGGGGTTTTACGACGTGAGTGTCAGTCCGCGCTGGTTGACTGTCTATGTGGAAGATTCGATCAGTAAAGCAATCTGGACGATCGGCAGAGAAGACAATGAAACCCTGCCCGTGGTGCTGAGTTCTTTCACGGCAACCCTAAACCCGCAAAACAACGTCATCCTGCGGTGGGTCACCCAGTCCGAGACGAGCCTGAGTGGCTTTTTCATCATGCGCAGCGCCTCAAGTGCGCTCAGCGAAGCTTCCGCCGTCAGCACAATGATTGGTGCGACAAATAGTCCGGCAGGTGCCTCATACTCCTTTGAAGACAGGGAAACTGAGCCCGGTTTGTGGTATTACTGGCTGCAAAGCATTGAACTAAACGGCACGAACGAATACTATGGCCCGATCTCACAAACGATCCATACGCCAGATAACAACGAAATCCCGGAGATTCCCGTGCTCACGGGTATTCAAAGGATTTTCCCCAATCCCTTCAATCCTTTGACAACAGTCTTATACAGTCTGGGAAAACCCTCCACTGCGCAATTTTCAATCTTCAACGCCCGTGGTCAATTGATCAGAAAGATCGATACCGAATTCCGCGGGGTCGGAAACTATTCCGTTTCATGGGATGGGAAAGATATGTCTGGAAAGACCTGCCCTACAGGCATCTACCTGATCCGCATGCAAGCAGGAACGGCTATCTCCACTGCCAAGGCAGTGCTTCAGAAGTAG